One region of Salvia miltiorrhiza cultivar Shanhuang (shh) chromosome 3, IMPLAD_Smil_shh, whole genome shotgun sequence genomic DNA includes:
- the LOC131018972 gene encoding plasmodesmata-located protein 3-like, whose translation MKLMGPSQSLLLLALSLFSILTSSADYSALVFKGCADQNFQNSNALYSGTLRTLFDTLISQSSSAKFYKTTSGDGTSAAVSGLFQCRGDISGGDCNSCVQKAPNLAQKLCGQAIAARVQLNGCYLRYEISGFRQVSGVELLYKICGSNRARMG comes from the exons ATGAAATTAATGGGACCGTCTCAGTCTCTCCTACTCCTcgcgctctctctcttctccataCTCACCTCCTCCGCCGACTACTCAGCCCTCGTCTTCAAAGGCTGCGCCGACCAGAACTTCCAAAATTCCAACGCCCTTTACAGCGGAACGCTTCGAACTCTCTTCGACACGCTCATCTCCCAGTCCTCCTCCGCCAAGTTCTACAAAACCACGTCGGGCGACGGGACATCGGCCGCCGTCAGCGGCCTCTTCCAATGCAGAGGCGACATCTCCGGCGGCGACTGCAACAGTTGCGTGCAGAAAGCCCCCAATTTGGCGCAGAAGCTGTGCGGCCAAGCAATTGCGGCCAGGGTTCAGCTCAACGGGTGCTACCTGCGGTACGAGATCTCCGGGTTCAGGCAGGTCAGCGGTGTCGAGCTGCTGTACAAGATTTGCGGCTCCAATCGGGCGA ggatgggctag